TGGACGAACTCGTCACCATGCGGTCGAACGATCCCGACTATCCGATGAAGGAATACGCGGTCGAGATCGTCAAGGGCATCACCGAGAAGCAGGCGGAGATCGACGAGATCATCTCCACCTATGCCGAAGGCTGGACCCTCGACCGGATGCCTGCCGTCGACCGGTCTCTGCTCGAGATCGGAACCTGGGAGATGCTGTACAACGACGAGGTCCCCGACAAGGTGGCCATCGACGAAGCAGTGTCCCTGGCCAGACAGTTCTCCACAGATGATTCTCCCGGTTTCGTCTCGGGGCTGCTCTCGCGCATCCTCGACGTCAAACCGACACTCATCTGAGCCGGCGGGTCCGGATTCCGGACCCGCCTGCCGGTGGGCATCCCACCGGGTCTACAATCGAATCGAACCACTCCTTTAACCACCGTCCAGAGAGGCGGAGAAGGGGAAATATGACACAGCGAACAGTGCTGGACGCCCCCGATATCTCGCGGGCGATCACCCGCATCGCTCACGAGATCATCGAATCCAACAAGGGCAGCGACGACCTCGTGCTCTTAGGAATTCCACGCCGCGGCGTCCCGCTCGCCCATCGCCTCGCCGAGGCGATCGCCTCCATCTCCGGGCAGCCGGAGACCGCAGCCGAACTCGCCGGCAGCCTTGACATCACGATGTACCGCGACGATCTGCGCGGCGGCTCCTACCGGGCGCCCGAACCCACCTCCATCCCGGCAGCGGGGATCGATGCGAAGACCGTCGTCCTCGTCGACGATGTGCTCTTCTCCGGACGCACCATCCGAGCCGCCCTCGACGCCCTCGCCGATGTCGGTCGCCCTGCCAAGGTCCGCCTCGCCGTCCTCGTCGACCGCGGCCACAGGGATCTGCCGATCCGGGCCGACCATGTGGGTAAGAACCTGCCGACGTCGAGCAGCGAACGCGTCAACGTCTCCCTGACCGAAATCGACGGAGACGACTCCGTGAGCATCTCGGGAGGCCGCGAATGAAGCATCTGCTCGACACTGCGACGCTCAGCCGAGAAGACGCCATCGGCATCCTCGACATCGCCGAGGAGATGACTCTCGTCTCCGAACGCGAAGTCAAGAAGCTGCCCGTGCTGCGCGGACGCACAGTGGTCAACCTGTTCTTCGAGGATTCCACTCGCACCCGACTGTCCTTCGAAGCCGCAGCCAAACGGCTCTCGGCCGATGTACTCAACTTCTCCGCGAAGGGATCGTCCGTATCGAAGGGGGAGAGCCTCCAGGACACCATCCAGACGATCTCGGCCATGGGCGCCGACGCCATCGTCGTCCGCCACTCGGGCGCCGGCACCGCACACCGCCTGGCCCACACCGGATGGATCGACGTCCCCGTCGTCAACGCCGGCGACGGCACCCACGAACACCCCACCCAGGCTCTGCTCGACGCATTCACCCTGCGCCGGGCACTGGCCGGAGTCCCCGCCTCGGGGCCGGTGGCCGGGGGGCCGCGAGGTCAGGGACTGGATGGCGCGAAGGTCGCCATCGTCGGAGATATCCTGCATTCCCGGGTGGCGCGGTCGAACGTCCACCTGCTCGCCGGCCTCGGCGCGGACGTCCACCTCATCGCCCCGCCCACCCTGTTGCCATGGGGAGTCGAGGACTGGCCGGTGACCGTCCACTTCGACTTCGATTCGGCCCTGAGCGCCGAGGACTTCGCAGCCGTGATGATGCTGCGGGTCCAGCACGAGAGGATGCAGGAGTCCTTCTTCCCCAATGAACGCGAATACGCCCGTCTGTGGGGACTGAGTGCGGCCCGACTGGCCAAGCTGCCGGAGTCGACCTTCATCATGCACCCGGGTCCCATGAACCGCGGTTTCGAGATCTCCGCTGCCGCAGCGGATTCACCCCGCGCCCTCGTCCTCGACCAAGTCGAGAACGGAGTGAGCGTGCGCATGGCGGTCCTCTACCGTCTGC
Above is a window of Brevibacterium siliguriense DNA encoding:
- the nusB gene encoding transcription antitermination factor NusB, with amino-acid sequence MASARTRARRRALELLFEAGQRRLAMDELVTMRSNDPDYPMKEYAVEIVKGITEKQAEIDEIISTYAEGWTLDRMPAVDRSLLEIGTWEMLYNDEVPDKVAIDEAVSLARQFSTDDSPGFVSGLLSRILDVKPTLI
- the pyrR gene encoding bifunctional pyr operon transcriptional regulator/uracil phosphoribosyltransferase PyrR; the protein is MTQRTVLDAPDISRAITRIAHEIIESNKGSDDLVLLGIPRRGVPLAHRLAEAIASISGQPETAAELAGSLDITMYRDDLRGGSYRAPEPTSIPAAGIDAKTVVLVDDVLFSGRTIRAALDALADVGRPAKVRLAVLVDRGHRDLPIRADHVGKNLPTSSSERVNVSLTEIDGDDSVSISGGRE
- a CDS encoding aspartate carbamoyltransferase catalytic subunit, producing the protein MKHLLDTATLSREDAIGILDIAEEMTLVSEREVKKLPVLRGRTVVNLFFEDSTRTRLSFEAAAKRLSADVLNFSAKGSSVSKGESLQDTIQTISAMGADAIVVRHSGAGTAHRLAHTGWIDVPVVNAGDGTHEHPTQALLDAFTLRRALAGVPASGPVAGGPRGQGLDGAKVAIVGDILHSRVARSNVHLLAGLGADVHLIAPPTLLPWGVEDWPVTVHFDFDSALSAEDFAAVMMLRVQHERMQESFFPNEREYARLWGLSAARLAKLPESTFIMHPGPMNRGFEISAAAADSPRALVLDQVENGVSVRMAVLYRLLTGQEETND